Proteins encoded in a region of the Bacillus sp. T3 genome:
- a CDS encoding LysE family transporter: MSTFISYLFLGLSLAAPIGPVNAAQIEKGIKSGFFHAWFVGLGAMVADAFYMSLVYLGFVHFLEKPIIQAFLWSFGCFVLIYTGVESLIGAGAIKTSHTRNSEPLTKSFMSGFFMSISNPLTILFWLGIYGSVLAKTVSNYSLDQLILYSAAIFSGLLIWDLSMALLSSTFRQYLSSSLLTLIAYISGLSLIGFGCYFGIEAFRALFLL, from the coding sequence ATGTCTACTTTTATTAGTTATTTGTTTTTAGGACTATCATTAGCCGCACCTATTGGTCCAGTAAATGCAGCGCAAATTGAGAAAGGGATTAAAAGTGGATTTTTCCATGCGTGGTTTGTTGGTTTAGGAGCCATGGTTGCCGATGCGTTTTATATGTCACTTGTTTATTTAGGCTTTGTTCATTTTTTGGAAAAGCCAATCATCCAAGCATTTCTTTGGTCATTTGGATGTTTTGTCCTCATTTATACGGGTGTAGAAAGCTTAATTGGTGCTGGGGCTATTAAGACTTCCCATACCCGTAACTCCGAACCATTAACAAAATCTTTTATGTCTGGATTTTTTATGTCAATATCAAACCCATTAACCATCCTCTTTTGGTTAGGGATTTATGGATCGGTATTAGCTAAAACCGTGTCGAATTATAGTTTGGACCAACTGATTCTTTATAGTGCTGCGATTTTCTCAGGACTCCTTATTTGGGATCTATCGATGGCCTTACTTTCCAGTACATTTCGTCAATATTTATCGAGTTCATTACTAACCTTAATTGCCTACATATCAGGACTTTCCCTTATTGGTTTTGGTTGCTATTTTGGCATAGAGGCCTTCCGAGCATTATTTCTCCTCTAA
- a CDS encoding amino acid permease, with product MTDKKSRSQQGENLLEWWQLSLIGVGCIIGTGYFLGSGLGIRITGPSMLLAFILAAIATYIVFDALSKMYANDPQKGSFRSYAKKAFGRWAGFSSGWVYWFSEMLIMGSQLTALSIFSKFWFPNIPLWVFATIFAVLGIIVVLTGVKGFERMENLFAVVKIAAILMFIILAGAGLLGFLDNGKEVFNVPSQAHDFFPSGLKGLWSGLIFAFYAFGGIEIMGIMSVRLKNKEDAGKSGKIMILVLTTIYIISIGFAVSMVSWQSFNSEESPFVIAMKSYNLAFFPHLFNGALIIAGFSTMSASLFAVTSMLVTLAEDGDAPKRFAKKGKLKTPMYALALTVCGLIVSIVMALVMPNKIYEYITTAAGLMLLYNWLFVLVSVKRLIKITWFGHVKRIIAILLILLAVSGTLFHESVRPGFFVSICFIVLVGVVSVIIHFLSKKGKKPNPSSLFEKFELLEEK from the coding sequence TTGACCGATAAAAAGAGTAGAAGCCAGCAGGGAGAAAATTTGTTAGAGTGGTGGCAGCTATCATTAATTGGTGTCGGTTGCATTATTGGAACAGGATATTTTTTGGGCTCTGGACTTGGGATTCGAATTACAGGACCTTCCATGCTCCTTGCCTTTATTTTAGCTGCCATTGCAACGTATATTGTGTTTGACGCACTATCAAAAATGTATGCAAATGACCCCCAAAAGGGTTCATTTCGGTCCTATGCAAAAAAAGCGTTTGGCAGGTGGGCGGGATTTAGTAGTGGTTGGGTTTACTGGTTTTCTGAAATGTTGATAATGGGTAGCCAGCTAACAGCATTATCGATCTTTTCAAAGTTTTGGTTCCCAAACATACCTTTATGGGTTTTTGCAACTATTTTTGCTGTATTGGGAATTATTGTTGTTTTAACGGGTGTTAAAGGCTTTGAAAGAATGGAGAATCTTTTTGCTGTTGTGAAAATTGCTGCGATCCTTATGTTTATTATTCTTGCTGGTGCTGGGTTACTAGGTTTTCTTGACAATGGAAAGGAAGTATTCAATGTTCCGAGTCAGGCTCATGATTTTTTTCCTTCAGGTCTTAAAGGATTATGGTCAGGACTAATCTTTGCATTCTATGCCTTTGGAGGTATAGAAATAATGGGCATCATGTCCGTCAGGCTCAAAAACAAAGAAGATGCGGGAAAATCAGGAAAAATTATGATTTTGGTTTTAACCACGATCTATATTATCTCGATTGGATTTGCTGTAAGTATGGTGTCATGGCAAAGCTTTAATTCGGAAGAAAGTCCCTTTGTTATTGCAATGAAAAGTTACAATCTGGCTTTTTTTCCACACCTTTTTAATGGAGCGTTAATTATTGCTGGATTTTCAACTATGTCAGCATCCCTGTTTGCAGTCACGAGCATGTTAGTAACTCTAGCCGAAGACGGAGATGCTCCAAAGCGTTTTGCAAAGAAAGGAAAGCTTAAAACTCCAATGTACGCGCTTGCATTAACTGTGTGCGGCCTAATCGTATCCATTGTAATGGCTCTTGTGATGCCAAACAAAATATACGAGTATATTACAACAGCTGCAGGATTAATGCTCTTATATAATTGGTTATTTGTTTTGGTTTCTGTGAAAAGATTAATAAAAATTACATGGTTCGGACATGTCAAAAGGATTATTGCCATTTTACTAATATTACTAGCTGTTAGCGGGACGTTATTTCATGAATCTGTTCGTCCCGGATTTTTTGTCAGTATATGTTTCATTGTACTTGTTGGGGTTGTTTCCGTTATTATTCACTTTTTATCGAAAAAAGGCAAAAAACCAAATCCAAGTTCACTATTTGAAAAATTCGAATTATTAGAGGAGAAATAA
- a CDS encoding YqzG/YhdC family protein, translating to MKLKCICSLFLFCCLNTIFLANSPVNVYGRMIETEQKPEPAYAKWGRLAMKKAKEHYPKADIIDYLHVGRIESAKTTTETFKLWLKEGSKEFGVIIKIEFDTTTEQVKRISYQKTSR from the coding sequence ATGAAGCTAAAATGTATATGTAGTCTGTTTCTTTTTTGCTGCTTGAATACAATCTTCCTGGCTAATTCTCCCGTTAATGTGTATGGAAGAATGATTGAAACAGAACAAAAACCTGAACCTGCCTATGCAAAATGGGGCAGACTGGCCATGAAGAAAGCAAAAGAACATTATCCTAAAGCAGATATAATAGACTATCTCCATGTTGGAAGAATTGAAAGTGCTAAAACCACAACCGAAACCTTTAAACTTTGGTTAAAGGAAGGCAGTAAGGAATTCGGAGTTATCATTAAAATTGAATTTGATACAACAACAGAACAAGTAAAACGGATTTCGTATCAAAAAACATCACGCTAA
- a CDS encoding BA3454 family stress response protein, which produces MIKVTVTINYQGKNYVTNVLTDKETGEETIKQMAFEQVRKQWSR; this is translated from the coding sequence ATGATTAAAGTAACTGTAACAATTAACTACCAGGGTAAGAACTACGTAACAAATGTTTTAACTGATAAAGAAACAGGTGAGGAAACGATTAAGCAAATGGCATTTGAACAAGTAAGAAAACAGTGGTCAAGATAA
- a CDS encoding HAD family hydrolase, with amino-acid sequence MKDYQILFLDIDGTILRPDHTIEDTTIKAINEMKEKDIHVVLSTGRPLHELTEISAELNVDSFIAYNGSYAIYKGKEIFKKYMDDSILSHYLEIAEENQHDFILYSNSHNLSTNLNSQKSMDFYTKFALTKNKQFLPEHLSHILSATVLTNDQNEQALYPEYEGIFFSPVNVNGMQNCFDILMDDINKGVAVQSMLSYLDIPREHAIAFGDGLNDKEMLSYVGEGFAMGNAHPALFEYAKHKTTDVHNSGIYNGLKKLGLLI; translated from the coding sequence ATGAAGGATTATCAAATACTATTTTTAGATATTGACGGAACGATATTGCGTCCCGACCATACGATTGAAGATACAACGATTAAGGCCATAAATGAAATGAAGGAAAAAGATATTCATGTGGTATTATCCACTGGTAGACCGCTTCATGAATTGACCGAAATATCAGCTGAGTTGAATGTGGATTCATTTATCGCCTACAATGGCTCATATGCTATTTATAAAGGGAAGGAAATTTTTAAAAAGTATATGGATGACAGCATTCTATCCCATTATTTAGAGATAGCAGAAGAAAACCAACATGACTTTATCCTTTACTCTAACAGCCATAACCTATCGACAAACCTTAATTCTCAGAAATCTATGGATTTTTATACTAAGTTCGCATTAACCAAAAACAAACAATTTCTCCCGGAGCATTTGAGTCATATTTTATCAGCAACAGTTCTTACTAACGATCAAAATGAACAAGCCCTTTATCCAGAATATGAGGGAATTTTCTTTTCACCTGTAAATGTAAATGGAATGCAAAACTGTTTTGATATCTTAATGGATGATATTAACAAAGGAGTTGCAGTCCAATCGATGCTTTCATATTTAGATATCCCACGTGAGCATGCAATTGCCTTTGGCGATGGACTAAATGATAAAGAAATGCTTTCTTATGTAGGTGAGGGCTTTGCAATGGGAAATGCCCATCCAGCCTTATTTGAGTATGCTAAGCATAAAACGACAGATGTTCATAATTCTGGTATATACAATGGTTTAAAAAAGTTAGGTTTACTCATTTAA
- a CDS encoding enoyl-CoA hydratase/isomerase family protein, whose product MSSPVIYRVEDQIGHIILNRPNHTNALNEEMVVMVVEALRVAEEDPDVKVIILSGEGKSFCIGADLEVMMSLENARETTKWIELTSSLAKTIVDLDKYVITAVQGYAAGAGFSIALASDFIIAERKAKFALNYSKLGLIPDLGMTKHLVEHVPLRVAKEWISSGKEISAEEALEKGIVNQIINGNANLLKTAIDFSQFIINGAPLCNKYVKHLLNRAGSSNLDVALMNENMVQTVLLQTEDYKEGIRAQFEKRKPQFTGN is encoded by the coding sequence ATGTCAAGTCCCGTCATTTACAGAGTTGAAGACCAAATTGGACACATCATCTTGAATCGACCTAACCATACAAATGCTTTGAATGAGGAAATGGTTGTTATGGTTGTAGAAGCGTTACGTGTAGCTGAGGAAGATCCAGATGTAAAAGTCATTATCCTTTCTGGAGAGGGAAAGTCTTTTTGTATTGGTGCAGATTTAGAGGTGATGATGTCTCTGGAGAATGCAAGAGAGACCACAAAATGGATTGAGTTAACCTCATCATTAGCAAAAACAATCGTCGATTTAGATAAATATGTGATAACTGCGGTTCAGGGCTATGCAGCAGGTGCAGGATTTAGCATTGCTTTAGCATCGGACTTTATTATTGCTGAAAGAAAAGCAAAGTTTGCATTAAATTATTCAAAGCTAGGGCTTATACCAGATCTTGGTATGACAAAGCATTTAGTCGAACATGTTCCATTACGGGTTGCTAAAGAGTGGATTTCTTCAGGTAAAGAAATATCTGCAGAGGAAGCACTTGAAAAAGGAATCGTGAATCAAATAATAAACGGAAACGCCAACCTTCTTAAAACAGCGATTGATTTTTCCCAGTTTATTATTAACGGTGCTCCGTTATGTAATAAATATGTAAAACATTTATTAAACCGTGCTGGGTCAAGTAATCTTGACGTGGCATTAATGAATGAAAATATGGTCCAAACCGTGCTCCTCCAGACAGAAGATTACAAAGAGGGAATAAGGGCACAATTCGAGAAAAGGAAGCCTCAATTTACTGGAAATTGA